CGGTGCTGTTCTCCACCCACCACCTCCAGGAGGCGGACGCTCACGCCGATCGCATCCTCGTCATCGACGGCGGCCGGATCGTCGCCGACGGCACGAGCGAGGAGCTGAAGCGGTCGGTGGGCGGTGGCCTGGTCGCCTTCGACCTCGCCGGAGGCGGCACCCGGGGGCTGGAGCGGCTGCCCGGCGTGCGGTCGCTGGAGGTGCGCGGGGACCGGGCGCGGCTGCGGACCGACGACCCGGACGCCACGGTGATCGCTCTCGCGGAGCTGGGGGCGATACGGGGGCTGGAGGTGGCGCCGGCGTCCCTGGACGACGCGTTCCTCGCGCTGACCGGTGCTGGGGGCTCTGCCCCCAGACCCCCGTTCGGCCCTGAACGGGTTTCGTCCTCGAACTCCCCCAGAGGGGGTACCCCCGGACGGGCTGGATCGCAGCGGCCGACGTTCAAAGGCGCAGCCGTCGAGGAGGTCTCGTGATGCCGGACTACCTGCGGCTCGAAGTGCGCCGTACCCTCCGCGACGTCGGGTTCGTCGTCGGCGGGGTCGCCATGCCGGTGTTGATGTATCTGCTGTTCACCAACCTCGGTGCGGACGACGGGGGTTACAAGACCGCGGCGATGGTGGGGATGGCGGGGTACGGGGCCGTCGGGTCCGCGCTCAACACCGGCGGCGGGGTCGCGGAGGACCGGGCGATCGGCTGGCTGCGGCAGTTGCGGGTGACGCCGATGACACCGCGGCAGGTCGTCGTCGGGCGGGCCCTGACCGGCTCGGTGACCGTGCTGCCGGCGATCGTGGCGGTGCTGGCGGCGGGCGGTCTGGTCAACGGGGTGCGGCTGGCGGCCTGGCAGTGGGGCGCGATCGCGCTGCTGCTGTGGCTGGGCTCGCTGCCGTTCACACTGCTGGGGCTGGGCAACGGCTACCGGCTGACCGGACAGACCACCGGCGTGGCGAACATGGCCTGCAACCTGGGGCTGGCCGTCCTCGGCGGCCTGTGGTTCCCCGTCACCCTCTTCCCGGGCTGGCTGCGCGCCCTGTCGGCGTACACGCCCACCTACCGGTTCGCCCAACTGGGCACCTCGGTCGCGGACGGACGCGCTCCGGCGCTCGGCGCCGTCTGCGTCCTGGGGGCTTGGCTGCTGGCCTTCGGTTCGTACGCTGTGCTGTCGTACCGGCGGTCCGGACGGACCGCCTGAACGGGGGACGAGGCACATGAACTGGACACGTGGGATCGCCTGTCAGCTGCGGCAGTGGCGGGCGGCCCGGGATCGGTGGCGGGCGGACATGCGGGCCTTCAAGGCCGCACAGAAGGAGGCGCGCCGCACCGGCGCCGAGGTGCCCGAGCAGCCGGGCCCGCCGCCGACCGCCTTCTCCCTGCTGCCGTGGCTGCTGATGGGGCTGGGAGCGTTCTCCAACCTCTTCCAGGGCAGGACCCCCAACCCGTGGATCGGCGGTCTGGGGCTGCTCACCTTCAACTCCCTCTACATCTTCGTGGCGACGCGCGCCTTCGTGAAGGAGAAGCGGCAGTCCGTCTCCACACGGGTGGCGCTGGCCGTGATGGCCGCGATCACCTGCGCTCTGGCCGGCGCCTACGGCGACAACTGGCTGCTGTTCTTCCCGCTGCTCGGGCTGGCCACGGGTGCGGCCCTGCGGGGCGAGCACCTGCGCTGGTCCGGTACCGGTGTCGCCCTGCTCGCCGGGGTGGTCTCCACCGCGCGCGACGGCTGGAACGGTCTGAACATCGCCTACGCCACCTTCATCTCGACCATGGTGACGGCGGCGATCCTCTCACTGTCCGAGGCGGTACGGGAACTGCGCGCCGCCCGTGAGCAACTCGCCCACCAGGCCGTGGAGAAGGAGCGGCTGCGCTTCTCCCGCGATCTGCACGACCTGCTCGGCCACACCATGTCGGTGATCGTGGTGAAGTCGGAGGCCGCCCGGCGGCTGGCCCCGCGGGACCTGGACGCGGCGCTGGCCCAGATCACCGACATCGAGTCCGTGGGCCGGCAGGCCCTCACCGAGATCCGGGAGGCCGTCACCGGCTACCGCGAGGGCAGCCTCGGCACCGAACTCGACCGCGCGCGCTCGGTGTTGGAGGCGGCCGACGTGGAGCCGGTGGTGCGGCGTTCGGGTACGCCCCTCGCCCCGCAGACCGAGGTCCTGCTGGGCTGGGTGGTGCGGGAGGCCGTCACCAACGTCGTGCGGCACGCGGGAGCGACCCGCTGCGAGATCACCGTGGACAGCGCCTCCGAGCAGGTCCGCCTGACGGTCGCCGACAACGGCGGCGGCGAACCGGCCTTCCCCTCCTCCCCCGGCGTCGGCGGCACGGGCCTGAAGGGCCTGACCGAGCGCCTCGCGGCGGCGGGCGGCTCCCTGCGGGCCGGCCCGTCGCCGCGAGGCGGCTTCACGGTCACCGCCGAGCTTCCCCTGGAGCCCGGCGACGCACCGGCACCCGTGGCGGCTACGGCGCCCAGGGCGCGCTGACCACCCAGCTCGTGTCGTCCGTCCAGGACGTCGCGCTGTCCCAGGTGTTGGAGCCTCCGTCACTCGCTATGTAGACGTTGTAGTCGTAGTGGCGGATGAACTTCGTCGGGTAGTTGTACGACGCGAACGACGTGCCCGTGCCGCTCTTGCCGGTCGTCGGGCAGAACGTGGCGTCCTGTCTGAACTGGGTGGTGCCGGTCATCGGCTGCCGCAGCAGCTGGTAGTTGTAGTGGCGCAGGAAGTCGCCGGGATAGTTGCGCGACTCGAAGGAGACGCAGGAGGCGTCGGCGAGGCCGCGGCGGACGATCCAGGTGGCGTCGTTCTTGTCCAGGGCCGAACTGCTCGACGTGATCGCGGAGACGACGGCCGTGTTGTTCTGGTGACGGATGTAGTCGCTGGTGCAGCAGGACGTGGTCGCCCTCAGGGAGATCTCCGAGCCGGGCGTGAGCGTGCCGGTGGAGCCGGTCGCGCCGCCGTAGCCGACGGAGACGATGTTGGCCTGGACGGAGTTGTCGGCGGCGTCCGTCGGTATGCCGGAGGTCATGACGCCCTCGAAGAAGGAGCCGATGGAGCCGTTGCTGTTGTCGCCGCCGGTGCCGAGGACGATGGCGCCCTCCTGGTGCATCGGCGAG
Above is a genomic segment from Streptomyces sp. SLBN-31 containing:
- a CDS encoding ABC transporter permease, coding for MPDYLRLEVRRTLRDVGFVVGGVAMPVLMYLLFTNLGADDGGYKTAAMVGMAGYGAVGSALNTGGGVAEDRAIGWLRQLRVTPMTPRQVVVGRALTGSVTVLPAIVAVLAAGGLVNGVRLAAWQWGAIALLLWLGSLPFTLLGLGNGYRLTGQTTGVANMACNLGLAVLGGLWFPVTLFPGWLRALSAYTPTYRFAQLGTSVADGRAPALGAVCVLGAWLLAFGSYAVLSYRRSGRTA
- a CDS encoding sensor histidine kinase; translation: MNWTRGIACQLRQWRAARDRWRADMRAFKAAQKEARRTGAEVPEQPGPPPTAFSLLPWLLMGLGAFSNLFQGRTPNPWIGGLGLLTFNSLYIFVATRAFVKEKRQSVSTRVALAVMAAITCALAGAYGDNWLLFFPLLGLATGAALRGEHLRWSGTGVALLAGVVSTARDGWNGLNIAYATFISTMVTAAILSLSEAVRELRAAREQLAHQAVEKERLRFSRDLHDLLGHTMSVIVVKSEAARRLAPRDLDAALAQITDIESVGRQALTEIREAVTGYREGSLGTELDRARSVLEAADVEPVVRRSGTPLAPQTEVLLGWVVREAVTNVVRHAGATRCEITVDSASEQVRLTVADNGGGEPAFPSSPGVGGTGLKGLTERLAAAGGSLRAGPSPRGGFTVTAELPLEPGDAPAPVAATAPRAR